CTGCATCTGCCGGCTGATCCATCGAGAACGGTCGCCCTGCAGGCCGGCTTTGGCCGCAGCGTCATCACGCCCGAGTTGCCGGACACCTGGATCGATGCGGACAGCAACGGCTGCTATGAGCCTGACCGCGGCGACCGTTATCTCGATCGCAATCAGAACGGACGATTCGACGCCTTCTGGCTGGCCGGGTTTCACAACAACCGGCCGGCCCGGGCCGTACACGATGACCTTTGGGCCCGCGCTATGGTGCTGGAGGACGGCCATGTCTGCGTTGCCCTGGTCTCCCTCGATGCCATCGGTTTTTTTCATGACTATGTGGTCGACGTTCGCGCCATGCTGGCGCAGAAACCCTGGAAAATCGATCACCTCATCATCTGTTCCACGCATAACCACGAAACCCCGGATCTGATGGGCCTATGGGGGCCGGCATTTTACCGCTCCGGCGTCAACAAAGAGTATCTGCGCTTTGTGCAGAGGCAGATCGTCGATGCCGTTGGCCAGGCCTATGCGAACCGCACACCCGCCACTCTGCTGGCCGGCCGCATCGATTCCACCGCAGCGGATCTGGTGCGCGACAGCCGCCCCCCTCGCGTGATGGATGATGCCATTCATCTCCTGCAATTTCGCAGCCAGGCAAAGGACTCGCTGCTCGGCGTGCTGCTCAACTGGGGCAATCATCCAGAGACGCTGTCCGACGACAACCTCGACATCACCGCCGACTTTCCCTATTACTGGCTGCAGGGCATTGAACAGGGAATCGTCTACGACGGAAAGGTGCAGCGCGCCGGACTCGGCGGCATGGCTGTTTTCGCCAACGGCTGCGTCGGCGGGCTGATGACCTCGCTGGGTTGTGAAGTGCATGATTATCGCCTGAACCAGACTTTTAAAAAAGCGAGTTTTGCCAAAGCGCGCAGCCAGGGATATCGGCTGGCGGATCTGGTGCTGGACCAGTTCGAAACAGGAACGTGGGAAACCGTGACCGATCCCCGCCTGGGCGTTCAGGTTGAGACGATCACCCTGAAAGTGGACAATTTCCTCTTTAATCTCGCCGGCGCGTTGCGGGTGCTGGACCGCGGGTTCAGCGGATTTAACAAGCTCCGTTCCGAAGTGAGCCTGGTGACCATCTGCGACGCCGTCTCTGTGCTGATGCTGCCGGGCGAGATCTATCCAGAGATCGTCAACGGCGGCGCAGCGGCGCCCGAAGGCGGCGATTTCGGCGCTCCGGTGATCGAATCGCCGGGGCTGCGCCGGCTCATGCCGGGACGCTACAAGCTGGTCATCGGTCTGGCCAACGACGAAATAGGCTATGTATTGCCGCGATCGCAATGGGATGAGAAAAAACCCTACACCTATGGCGCGAAAAAAGCACCCTATGGCGAAATCAATTCGCTGGGCCCGGACACCGGCCCCCAGCTCTACCGCACAGCTAAACGCCTGATCGAACAAATCAAGATTGCAGAATAAAGATAAATATTCCGTCCCTGTTCTATTAACCTCTCAGTAAAGGAAGCCCTATGAACAAAAACGAAAACCCGTCCGAAAGGGGTGTTTCACGCCGTGAATTTCTCGCCGGCACTGCTGCAGCCTCCTCATTTATCATCGTGCCCCGCCATGTTCTGGGCGGACCGGGCTATCAGGCGCCCAGCGATAAACTGAACATCGCCTGTATCGGCATCGGCGGCAAAGGCTGGTCCGACTCGCTCAAGATGCAGACCGAAAACGTTATCGCCCTGTGCGACGTGGATGAAAACCGTCTCACGCAAGAACACGACGATGATAAAAAGACCATACGCGACTATTATCCCAACGCCCCCTTCTATCAGGATTTCCGCGTCATGCTGGAAAAGGAAAAAGAGATCGACGCCGTGACGGTCAGCACACCGGATCACACCCACGCGGTGGCGGCCATGATGGCGATGAAAATGAAGAAACATGTCTTTGTGCAAAAACCCCTGACCCACACCATTCATGAAGCGCGCATGCTGGCCAAAACCGCCAAAGAGATGGGCGTGGTCACTCAGATGGGCAACCAAGGCCATGCCCAGGAGGGCGGCCGTCTGGTGTGCGAATGGATCTGGGCCGGCGCCATCGGCGAGATCAAAGAGGTGCATTGCATCACCAACCGGCCGGTCTGGAAACAGAACCTGACCGCTCCGACGGAAACGCCTTCGGTTCCGCCGACCTTGGATTGGAACCTCTGGGTGGGTCCGGCTAAATGGCGACCCTATCACCCGTCCTATGTTCCCTGGTCCTGGCGCGGCTGGTGGGATTTCGGCACCGGCGCCATCGGCGATATGGGCGCGCACATCATCGATCACGCCTATTGGCCGCTCAAGTTGAAATATCCGGAAAAGATCTATGCCAGCAGCACCGAGTTCACCAAGGACTCGCCGCCCCAGGCCGAGGTGCTGGTTTATGATTTTCCGGCGCGCGGCAAAATGCCGCCGGTGCGCATGTACTGGTGGGATGGCGGATTGACCCCGCCTCGTCCGTTCGAACTGGAGGCCGGCCGGCGTCTGAGCGTGTCGGACGGCGGCGCCGTGATCTTTATGGGCTCCAAGGGCATTCTGACCTGCGGCACCTATGGCGACAATCCGCGGTTGATCCCGGAGGAGAAAATGAAAAGTTTCAAACGGCCGCAGAAAACCATTCCGCGTTCGCCGGGCATCCACGAAGAGTGGATCGCTGCTTGTAAAAAAGGCGATCCCGAAGCAGCCACCACCAACTTCAGCTATTCGGGCCCGCTGACTGAAACCATGCTGCTCGGCAACCTGGCGGTGCGCATGCGCGATAAAAATATGGTGTTCGAATGGGACGGCGAGAAGGGACAGATCACCAACTGCCCGGAAGCCAACGATCTGCTCCACTTTGAATATCGTAAAGG
This portion of the bacterium genome encodes:
- a CDS encoding Gfo/Idh/MocA family oxidoreductase — its product is MNKNENPSERGVSRREFLAGTAAASSFIIVPRHVLGGPGYQAPSDKLNIACIGIGGKGWSDSLKMQTENVIALCDVDENRLTQEHDDDKKTIRDYYPNAPFYQDFRVMLEKEKEIDAVTVSTPDHTHAVAAMMAMKMKKHVFVQKPLTHTIHEARMLAKTAKEMGVVTQMGNQGHAQEGGRLVCEWIWAGAIGEIKEVHCITNRPVWKQNLTAPTETPSVPPTLDWNLWVGPAKWRPYHPSYVPWSWRGWWDFGTGAIGDMGAHIIDHAYWPLKLKYPEKIYASSTEFTKDSPPQAEVLVYDFPARGKMPPVRMYWWDGGLTPPRPFELEAGRRLSVSDGGAVIFMGSKGILTCGTYGDNPRLIPEEKMKSFKRPQKTIPRSPGIHEEWIAACKKGDPEAATTNFSYSGPLTETMLLGNLAVRMRDKNMVFEWDGEKGQITNCPEANDLLHFEYRKGWEL